One window from the genome of Crateriforma spongiae encodes:
- a CDS encoding sulfatase family protein encodes MISVAAVYLAITASLTWSAEKPNVVIIYTDDQGFGDASHLNEQAKFQTPNIDRIAAEGISFTNGHCSDTVCTPSRYGLLTGRYSWRTQLKRGVMGAEGKCLISDDRLTLASMLRDAGYRTSMVGKWHLGMDFPGTAGDRDWSQPVQDMPLDKGFDDFFGIPASLNYGVLAWFRGRHAAVPPTVYTAKKPNRRHVDYRIKPPYQDSPEATRKAIGKRGMEVAADFVDNQCLTRFTDEAMAWIDRHQQSDESGKPFFLYLPLTSPHYPVCPLPEFWGQGECGGYGEFMIETDHHVGRLLDHLDQHQLAENTIVVFTSDNGPEKSWQQRIKDFDHRSNGPWRGGKRDIYEGGHRVPFLVRWPAGIDSPGRRDDSLVGQIDLVATIAEIVDADLPDNAAEDSHSFAAVLKNPDAAIQRPPMIHHSSAGRFAINDDGWKLVMPHRNSGLELYHVPSDPSESTSVADQNPEVVRRLTEAITTIVTSGRTGDGPAAANDTGHWDDLTWISADQYDALSAQ; translated from the coding sequence ATGATTTCCGTCGCCGCGGTTTACCTAGCGATAACCGCATCACTGACTTGGTCGGCCGAAAAACCCAACGTCGTGATCATCTACACCGATGACCAAGGCTTTGGCGACGCCAGCCACCTGAACGAACAGGCCAAATTCCAAACCCCCAACATCGACCGAATCGCCGCCGAAGGCATCTCATTCACCAACGGGCACTGCAGTGACACCGTGTGCACCCCGTCGCGGTATGGCTTGCTGACGGGACGTTACAGCTGGCGGACGCAATTGAAACGCGGCGTGATGGGTGCCGAGGGCAAGTGCCTGATTTCCGATGACCGATTGACTTTGGCATCGATGCTTCGTGATGCGGGCTATCGCACGTCGATGGTCGGCAAGTGGCACCTGGGCATGGATTTCCCCGGCACCGCGGGCGATCGGGACTGGTCACAACCGGTGCAAGACATGCCGTTGGACAAAGGATTCGATGACTTTTTCGGCATCCCTGCGTCGCTGAACTACGGCGTGTTGGCTTGGTTCCGTGGTCGACACGCGGCGGTGCCACCGACGGTCTATACCGCAAAGAAGCCGAACCGACGTCACGTCGATTACCGCATCAAACCGCCCTATCAAGACAGCCCCGAAGCCACCCGGAAAGCGATCGGCAAACGCGGCATGGAAGTCGCCGCCGATTTCGTCGACAACCAATGCCTGACTCGCTTTACCGACGAAGCGATGGCGTGGATCGATCGGCATCAACAAAGCGACGAATCTGGCAAGCCGTTCTTTCTGTACCTACCGCTGACGTCGCCGCACTATCCGGTCTGCCCGCTGCCTGAATTTTGGGGCCAAGGCGAATGTGGCGGTTATGGGGAATTCATGATCGAAACCGACCATCATGTCGGTCGCCTGCTGGATCACCTGGACCAGCACCAATTGGCCGAAAACACGATCGTGGTGTTCACCAGCGACAACGGGCCGGAAAAATCGTGGCAACAACGCATCAAGGATTTTGACCATCGCAGCAACGGTCCCTGGCGCGGCGGAAAACGCGACATCTACGAAGGCGGACACCGCGTCCCGTTCCTGGTCCGCTGGCCGGCGGGAATCGATTCACCCGGCCGACGTGACGATTCGCTGGTGGGACAGATCGACTTGGTCGCCACCATCGCCGAAATCGTTGACGCCGATTTGCCCGACAATGCCGCCGAAGACAGCCACAGCTTCGCGGCGGTCTTGAAGAATCCCGACGCCGCCATCCAGCGTCCGCCCATGATTCACCATTCATCGGCCGGCCGCTTCGCAATCAATGACGACGGCTGGAAACTGGTCATGCCACACCGAAATTCTGGGCTGGAACTGTATCACGTGCCCAGTGACCCGAGCGAATCAACGTCGGTGGCCGACCAAAACCCCGAGGTCGTCAGACGCTTGACCGAAGCCATTACGACGATTGTTACCAGCGGTCGCACCGGAGACGGCCCGGCGGCTGCCAATGACACCGGTCACTGGGACGACCTGACTTGGATAAGTGCAGACCAGTACGATGCGTTGTCGGCCCAATAG
- a CDS encoding glucosamine-6-phosphate deaminase, which yields MKTVLVQDRQSMGQFVADAAADVLRKAIADRGNARLIVATGASQFEVLQQLVTRDLDWSVVDAFHLDEYIGIDADHPASFCGYLKQRFVDHVPLRSFAYLPGDQDPAEVMSNVGRQLQSAPVDLALVGIGENGHLAFNDPPADFDTDAPYIRVALDEACRRQQVGEGWFAGLDDVPTHAISMSIRQIMKTSTILCSVPDAQKADAVRSTLLDEISPEIPASILRRHDDATLIIDRASAAKLPPEVLQDLESTA from the coding sequence TTGAAAACCGTGCTTGTCCAAGATCGCCAGTCCATGGGGCAATTTGTTGCCGACGCTGCGGCCGACGTCCTACGCAAAGCCATCGCTGATCGCGGAAACGCTCGTTTGATCGTCGCCACGGGTGCGTCACAATTCGAAGTCTTGCAACAACTGGTGACTCGTGATTTGGATTGGTCCGTCGTCGACGCGTTTCATCTGGATGAATACATCGGGATCGACGCCGACCATCCGGCTTCGTTTTGCGGGTACTTGAAACAGCGGTTCGTCGATCACGTCCCGCTGCGATCGTTCGCCTACTTGCCGGGTGATCAAGACCCCGCCGAAGTCATGTCCAACGTGGGGCGGCAACTACAGTCCGCGCCCGTTGATCTAGCGTTGGTCGGAATCGGCGAAAATGGCCACCTGGCTTTCAATGACCCGCCGGCCGATTTTGACACCGACGCCCCTTACATTCGCGTTGCATTGGACGAAGCCTGTCGCCGGCAACAAGTGGGCGAAGGCTGGTTCGCAGGACTTGATGACGTTCCCACCCACGCGATCAGCATGTCGATTCGCCAGATCATGAAGACGTCCACGATCCTTTGCAGCGTGCCGGACGCACAAAAAGCCGACGCGGTCCGTAGCACCTTGCTGGATGAAATCAGCCCTGAAATTCCGGCCAGCATTCTGCGCCGCCACGACGACGCGACGTTGATCATTGATCGGGCGTCGGCCGCCAAATTGCCGCCCGAAGTTCTTCAGGACTTGGAATCCACCGCGTGA
- a CDS encoding co-chaperone GroES has translation MAKKKNSNTGFEYVEPIGDRVLVRKDEPKRETRGGIALPDAAEIPTITGRIVTISAVVENDDELPLRQYDKILFHPKNAIPVDLEHDNQLFVIPVDDVVAVFRRDPPAE, from the coding sequence ATGGCAAAGAAGAAGAATTCCAACACCGGATTTGAGTACGTCGAACCCATCGGGGATCGTGTGTTGGTTCGCAAAGACGAACCGAAACGCGAAACCCGTGGCGGCATCGCGCTTCCCGATGCGGCGGAGATCCCGACGATCACCGGTCGCATCGTGACGATCAGCGCGGTGGTCGAAAATGACGACGAATTGCCGCTTCGCCAGTACGACAAAATCTTGTTCCACCCGAAGAATGCGATCCCGGTGGATTTGGAACACGACAACCAGTTGTTCGTGATCCCGGTTGACGACGTGGTGGCAGTGTTCCGCCGCGACCCGCCTGCTGAGTAG
- a CDS encoding glucuronyl esterase domain-containing protein, translating into MMSHRLVSGDGWLAVALIICLSFASGLATSADEASTADVELKTLDGHFPFDVPDTVQQWNQRASTLRHRIRVATGLWPYPPKTPLKATIHGPVQHDGFMTEKVYFESFPGHFVTGQLFRPADGNDLAVVDGKRPGVLSPHGHGGRTMQLSDDDLQKNLKTGGEKFEGSGRNPKYARCAHLARMGCVVFMFDMLGYADSQQIGFEVAHRHAKARPEESNRTSPCLYSIDAELNLQSIMGWQTWNAIRALDFLESLDDVDPDRLAVTGGSGGGTQTILLGALDDRVSVSFPNGMVSTSMQGGCYCENANYLRIGTGNVELAALFAPKPQGMTAADDWTRDMMNDGFPELVKLYTMLGQPDHVMCRPLLHFPHNYNYVTRETMYRWMATHLSLPPESPLVETDMVPPTEAETSVWNQQHPAPMDSGVPHERRVLAWWKQQADESLKASLPPYQGDAPERPLAKFRHDFGIPWSIMLTVPDESTKQAGRDADETTGAELISDATASAGTLIYCGQGDLPDELDGWLDQGYRLVRPELDWSQDEQPIVANNKRYAGFTFGYNPPLVARRWGHLARLATDIDGPVVLAGSGRHVAWVAGAAMLAGSKVTECWLRPDGFRFAAVDDYTDATFVPGATKYGDLPVLVSLRAPHRLTIVGADDAVRKQVTATYRQADAMDRLTVK; encoded by the coding sequence ATGATGTCGCACCGATTGGTATCCGGCGACGGCTGGCTGGCTGTCGCACTGATCATCTGTTTGTCGTTTGCATCCGGCTTGGCAACGTCAGCCGACGAAGCGTCCACCGCGGATGTCGAATTGAAGACGTTGGACGGTCACTTTCCGTTTGATGTTCCCGACACGGTACAGCAATGGAACCAACGGGCGTCGACGCTGCGGCATCGGATCCGTGTCGCGACCGGCTTGTGGCCGTATCCCCCCAAGACACCTTTGAAAGCGACGATCCACGGCCCCGTGCAACATGACGGGTTCATGACGGAAAAGGTGTACTTCGAAAGCTTTCCCGGTCACTTCGTCACCGGCCAGTTGTTCCGGCCGGCCGATGGAAACGATTTGGCGGTCGTCGACGGAAAGCGACCGGGCGTCCTGAGTCCTCATGGTCACGGCGGTCGGACGATGCAGTTAAGTGACGATGACTTGCAGAAGAATTTGAAAACTGGCGGAGAGAAATTCGAGGGATCGGGACGCAATCCAAAGTACGCCCGTTGTGCGCACCTGGCACGGATGGGATGCGTCGTGTTCATGTTTGACATGCTGGGATATGCCGATTCCCAGCAGATCGGATTCGAAGTCGCGCATCGTCACGCCAAAGCCCGACCCGAGGAATCCAATCGCACCTCGCCATGCTTGTACAGCATCGATGCCGAATTGAATCTGCAATCGATCATGGGGTGGCAAACTTGGAATGCGATCCGTGCGTTGGACTTCTTGGAATCGTTGGACGACGTGGACCCCGATCGCTTGGCGGTAACCGGCGGCAGCGGTGGTGGAACCCAAACGATTCTGTTGGGCGCGCTGGACGATCGTGTTTCGGTTAGCTTTCCCAATGGGATGGTTTCGACGTCGATGCAGGGAGGATGTTATTGCGAAAACGCGAACTACCTGCGTATCGGGACGGGCAACGTCGAATTGGCGGCGTTGTTTGCGCCCAAGCCTCAAGGTATGACCGCGGCGGACGACTGGACTCGCGACATGATGAATGACGGTTTTCCAGAACTGGTCAAGCTGTACACGATGCTGGGGCAACCGGATCACGTGATGTGTCGGCCGTTGTTGCACTTTCCCCACAACTACAACTATGTGACTCGGGAAACCATGTACCGGTGGATGGCCACGCATCTGTCGTTGCCGCCGGAATCACCTCTGGTGGAAACCGACATGGTTCCGCCGACCGAAGCCGAAACGTCGGTGTGGAACCAACAACATCCGGCGCCCATGGATTCGGGTGTGCCGCACGAACGGCGGGTGCTGGCGTGGTGGAAGCAGCAGGCGGACGAGTCATTGAAAGCGTCGCTACCGCCGTACCAAGGTGATGCACCGGAGCGACCGCTGGCGAAGTTTCGGCACGATTTCGGGATTCCCTGGTCGATCATGCTGACGGTGCCAGACGAATCGACGAAGCAAGCCGGGCGTGATGCCGATGAGACCACGGGTGCGGAATTGATCTCCGATGCGACCGCTTCGGCCGGGACGCTGATCTATTGCGGTCAGGGTGATTTGCCCGACGAGTTGGACGGATGGTTGGACCAGGGGTATCGGTTGGTCCGTCCGGAATTGGATTGGTCACAGGATGAACAGCCGATCGTTGCCAACAACAAGCGGTACGCCGGGTTCACCTTTGGTTACAACCCGCCGCTGGTCGCGCGTCGGTGGGGACACCTCGCACGCTTGGCCACTGACATTGATGGACCGGTGGTCCTGGCGGGATCCGGCCGGCACGTCGCTTGGGTCGCGGGTGCCGCGATGCTGGCGGGCTCGAAGGTGACCGAGTGTTGGCTGCGTCCCGATGGGTTTCGGTTTGCAGCGGTGGACGATTACACCGACGCGACCTTCGTCCCCGGGGCGACCAAGTACGGTGATCTGCCCGTGTTGGTTTCGCTGCGGGCGCCCCACCGTTTGACGATCGTGGGCGCCGATGATGCAGTACGAAAGCAAGTCACCGCGACCTATCGCCAAGCGGATGCGATGGACCGGTTGACGGTGAAGTGA
- a CDS encoding GDP-L-fucose synthase family protein: protein MSESTLPPELKRIYVAGHRGMVGGAVCRRLQGEDVQVVTASRNDLDLTDAAAVESFFSQQQVDAVIFAAAKVGGIVANNTYPVEFLSDNVLMATNAIQAAYRSKVKRFLFLGSTCIYPRDCPQPIVEDSLLTGPLEPTNEAYALAKIAGLKLCQYYRRQYGAMFHSAMPTNLYGPGDNYHPEHSHVLPALIRRFHEAKLDGIETVTIWGTGSPRREFLFVDDLADALVHLLGVNDPPDWVNVGTGVDQTILDLAKLVAETVGFEGKIETDPSRPDGTPVKCTNVDRLHASGWRHRVDLAEGLRRTYEAFLAEQSAGQLRAV, encoded by the coding sequence ATGAGCGAATCCACACTGCCCCCCGAATTGAAACGCATCTACGTGGCCGGCCATCGCGGCATGGTCGGCGGCGCCGTTTGTCGGCGTCTGCAAGGTGAAGATGTGCAGGTCGTGACGGCCAGTCGGAATGATCTGGATTTGACGGACGCGGCCGCAGTGGAAAGCTTTTTTTCCCAGCAACAGGTCGATGCGGTGATTTTCGCCGCCGCAAAGGTCGGCGGCATCGTTGCCAATAACACGTATCCGGTGGAGTTTCTGTCGGACAATGTGCTGATGGCGACGAATGCGATCCAGGCGGCCTATCGCAGCAAAGTGAAACGCTTTCTGTTTTTGGGCAGCACGTGTATCTATCCCCGCGATTGTCCCCAGCCGATCGTCGAAGATTCGCTGTTGACCGGGCCCTTGGAACCGACCAACGAAGCCTATGCTTTGGCCAAGATCGCCGGACTGAAATTGTGCCAGTACTATCGTCGCCAATACGGCGCGATGTTCCACAGCGCGATGCCGACCAATCTTTATGGCCCGGGCGACAATTACCATCCCGAACACAGCCACGTATTGCCCGCGCTGATCCGCCGATTCCACGAAGCCAAATTGGACGGTATCGAAACGGTCACGATCTGGGGTACCGGATCACCACGTCGCGAATTTTTGTTTGTCGATGACTTGGCCGATGCTTTGGTGCACTTGCTGGGCGTCAACGACCCGCCGGACTGGGTCAATGTCGGCACCGGTGTTGATCAAACGATTTTAGATTTGGCCAAGTTGGTGGCCGAAACCGTCGGCTTTGAAGGTAAGATCGAAACCGACCCGTCACGCCCCGACGGCACGCCGGTCAAATGCACCAACGTGGATCGCCTGCACGCATCCGGCTGGCGGCATCGCGTCGACTTGGCCGAAGGGCTGCGTCGCACCTACGAAGCATTCCTGGCGGAACAATCGGCCGGCCAATTGCGGGCGGTTTGA
- the gmd gene encoding GDP-mannose 4,6-dehydratase, translating into MTKSALITGITGQDGSYLAELLLEKGYTVHGLVRRSSTFSTERIDHIYQDVHDNPNLLLHYGDLTDGQALTNLVLDIQPDEIYNLGAQSHVRVSFDQPVYTLQAVGVGALNVLEAARLLDKQKSVRVYQASSSEMYGDVMETPQKETTPFNPQSPYACAKVYAFHQTVNYRRSYDLYASNGILFNHESERRGETFVTRKITRAAGRIKVGLQDKLYLGNMDAKRDWGYAKDYVEGMWRILQHSEPDDFVLATGRTETVRDFCRLVFEQLDMNYEDHVEIDPRYFRPAEVELLLGDCTKAKEKLGWTATTDLEELARIMTQHDYELAQREAHSKTFVPN; encoded by the coding sequence ATGACCAAGTCAGCATTGATCACCGGGATCACCGGCCAAGACGGCAGTTACCTTGCGGAACTGTTGTTGGAAAAAGGGTACACGGTGCACGGGTTGGTGCGTCGAAGCAGTACGTTTTCGACCGAACGGATCGATCACATCTATCAAGACGTGCACGACAACCCGAACCTGTTGCTGCACTACGGTGACCTGACCGACGGGCAAGCGTTGACCAACCTGGTGTTGGATATCCAGCCCGACGAGATTTACAACCTGGGTGCCCAAAGCCACGTTCGTGTTTCGTTCGATCAACCGGTTTACACACTGCAGGCCGTCGGCGTCGGTGCGTTGAATGTTTTGGAAGCCGCGCGGTTGCTGGACAAGCAAAAATCGGTGCGTGTTTATCAGGCCAGCAGCAGCGAAATGTACGGCGACGTGATGGAAACGCCGCAGAAGGAAACGACGCCGTTCAACCCGCAATCGCCCTACGCTTGTGCGAAGGTTTACGCGTTCCATCAAACCGTCAACTATCGCCGCAGTTACGACTTGTATGCCAGCAACGGCATCCTGTTCAATCACGAATCGGAACGTCGCGGTGAGACGTTTGTGACGCGAAAGATCACGCGTGCGGCCGGCCGAATCAAAGTCGGTCTGCAAGACAAACTGTACTTGGGCAACATGGACGCCAAGCGTGACTGGGGTTATGCCAAAGATTATGTCGAAGGCATGTGGCGCATCCTTCAGCACAGCGAACCGGATGACTTTGTCTTGGCCACCGGCCGCACCGAAACGGTTCGCGATTTCTGTCGTCTGGTTTTCGAACAACTGGACATGAATTACGAAGACCACGTGGAGATCGATCCGCGTTACTTCCGGCCCGCCGAAGTCGAATTGTTGCTGGGCGATTGCACCAAGGCGAAAGAAAAGTTGGGCTGGACGGCCACGACGGATCTGGAGGAATTGGCCCGCATCATGACCCAGCACGATTACGAGCTGGCCCAGCGCGAAGCTCATTCGAAGACCTTCGTGCCGAACTAG
- a CDS encoding DUF4332 domain-containing protein codes for MLRTFLKFWGQWNSASDHCGDESAVKRDAEVVLFADLRQSGRRRSSKKLTKIAADSNPALAADPMGPPVQAGPLQSDAARPTPSHRARVLGMDLKHTKLCTDRRCDRLAAVGVITAGDLMTAEPLAIAKKMGAPAKAVATLRRYQQAIRLSAAVPGLMPRDASLLVSIHRKSIRALAIDSPAMLHRDLERFALSSRGQREMKGRRLPSLRRVRRWIEASSSLQVAV; via the coding sequence ATGCTGCGAACATTTCTGAAGTTTTGGGGTCAATGGAATTCCGCCTCGGATCATTGCGGTGACGAATCTGCGGTGAAGCGTGATGCGGAAGTCGTTTTGTTTGCGGATTTGCGTCAGTCAGGACGGCGTCGTTCGTCAAAGAAGCTGACGAAGATCGCCGCCGACTCGAATCCTGCCTTGGCGGCTGATCCGATGGGGCCGCCGGTGCAGGCTGGTCCGTTGCAGTCCGATGCGGCACGTCCCACGCCCAGCCATCGTGCGCGAGTGCTGGGGATGGATCTGAAGCACACCAAACTGTGCACTGATCGTCGTTGCGATCGCTTGGCTGCGGTCGGCGTGATCACCGCGGGTGACTTGATGACGGCAGAGCCGTTAGCGATCGCCAAGAAGATGGGTGCCCCCGCCAAGGCCGTGGCCACGCTGCGTCGATACCAGCAAGCGATCCGATTGTCGGCAGCGGTGCCAGGACTGATGCCGCGTGATGCATCGTTGTTGGTGTCGATCCACCGAAAATCGATTCGCGCGTTGGCCATCGATTCGCCGGCGATGCTGCACCGTGATTTGGAACGTTTCGCGCTCAGCAGTCGCGGTCAGCGCGAAATGAAGGGCCGGCGTTTGCCCAGCCTGCGTCGCGTCCGGCGTTGGATCGAAGCGTCCAGCTCGCTGCAGGTCGCCGTCTGA
- a CDS encoding N-acetylglucosamine-6-phosphate deacetylase, translating into MQKRQTQNEGDDLAPDDSSPGYVDLQVNGFAGVDFNGHETTTDDIHRACRCIRDDGAEKFCPTVITDDLDRMTSRIQTLVRAIDEDAATADLIAGIHVEGPFINPADGFVGAHPADQVRAANIDDAKRLIDAGAGHVRLFTLAPEQDADGSATRFLADQNIIVAAGHSDASLDDLHRALDHGLSLFTHLGNGCPASLPRHDNIISRVLSVSDRLAVSWIADGHHVPFFALQNYFRVCNDDQIIIVSDAISAASLGPGRHRLGDQWVHVDDDGAAWSADRKHFAGSATSLATMVSLMQHNLRCTDVQLSAWTRTNPLRLLGMT; encoded by the coding sequence ATGCAGAAAAGGCAAACGCAAAACGAGGGCGATGACTTGGCACCGGATGATTCATCGCCGGGTTATGTCGACCTGCAAGTCAACGGATTTGCGGGCGTGGATTTTAACGGCCACGAAACCACCACCGACGACATCCATCGTGCGTGTCGCTGCATCCGCGATGACGGTGCGGAAAAGTTTTGCCCCACGGTGATCACCGACGATTTGGACCGAATGACATCGCGGATCCAAACGCTGGTGCGTGCCATCGACGAAGACGCCGCCACCGCCGATTTGATCGCGGGCATTCATGTCGAAGGTCCCTTCATCAACCCGGCCGATGGTTTTGTCGGGGCTCATCCGGCCGATCAAGTCCGCGCGGCCAACATCGACGACGCCAAGCGATTGATCGACGCAGGTGCCGGGCACGTCCGACTGTTCACTTTGGCCCCGGAACAGGACGCGGACGGATCGGCGACGCGATTCCTGGCGGACCAAAATATCATCGTCGCCGCCGGACACAGCGATGCGTCCCTCGATGATCTGCACCGTGCACTGGACCATGGCCTGTCGCTGTTCACCCACTTGGGCAACGGTTGTCCCGCATCCCTGCCGCGACATGACAACATCATCAGTCGTGTCCTTTCGGTCTCCGATCGCTTGGCCGTTTCCTGGATCGCCGACGGACACCACGTGCCGTTTTTTGCGCTGCAAAATTACTTTCGCGTTTGCAACGACGATCAAATCATCATCGTCAGCGATGCGATCAGTGCCGCGTCCTTGGGGCCGGGCCGGCACCGCCTGGGTGATCAATGGGTGCACGTCGATGACGATGGCGCCGCTTGGTCGGCCGACCGTAAACACTTCGCCGGATCCGCAACATCCCTGGCGACCATGGTGTCTTTGATGCAACACAATCTCCGGTGCACCGATGTGCAACTCAGTGCGTGGACACGAACCAATCCACTTCGCTTGTTGGGAATGACATGA